The stretch of DNA TGTTATTGATCAAGCTCCACAGGCTTTAGGCCGACTACTGCCAGAGGAAGCTGCACATGCACTCCAAAATAAATTAAGTGAAGCGGGTGTCCGCTGGCATTTTGAAACCACGGTTCAATCAATCGATCGTGAATTAGAAAATCTACGTATTACTCTAGCCAACGGCAGCACTATTCATTGCGATACCTTTTTATCTGCCGTAGGACTGAAACCACGTTTAGAACTAGCCAAAGCAGCAGGGATTGATACTGGACTAGGTATTAAAGTAAATCGACATTTAGAAACCAGCGCTAAAAATGTATTCTCCATTGGTGACTGCGCAGAAATAGATGGCTTAGTACTGCCTTACGTCATGCCAATCATGCAGGCTGCACGTGTACTTGCACCCAACCTACTGGGACAAGAAGCCATTCTGAGTTATCCAGCAATGCCCGTTATGGTGAAAACACCTGTATTACCCACGATTGTTTCCCCTCCAGCAAAAGAAGCAAGCGGTAACTGGAAAATGAAAACTATAGAGGGTGGCATCGAAGCACGCTTTGAATCAACCGATGGCCAGTTACTGGGCTTTGCCCTATTAGGCTCTGCTACTACTCAACGCGCAGTGCTTACTAAAGAACTGCCGCCTATATTGCAGTAATTTTTGTGGCCAAGTTAATTAATGGTCAAGCAACGATCAAGTAAGAATCAAGCAATGATCAAGCAATGATTAAGTAATAATCAAAAAATATAAAGCAGCATAAAGAAAAGGCCCGCATGTAAATTGCGGGCCTTTGTCATATCAGCAATAAATCAGTACAGCGGTTGCTTATGAAGAAACTACAAACCAAGTAGTGTTGTGCGACTGAACAATCATCAAAAACAGCATTGGAATTGAAAGTAAAGTGTTTAAACGAGATGTCAGCATAGCAACGCGTGCAGATTTCGCTTTGATCTCTGGCTCAACTACCACCATACCTAGAGCCCGCTTTTGATTAGGCCAAATGATGAACCACACATTAAAAGCCATTACTAAAGCGATCCACATACCTAAACCAATTGCCCGAAATGGCGCCTGCAAAGTAAACGCTTGATGCGCATAGCCATTCAATACCGCCAAAATCAAACCACTGACTACGGTAAATAACGCAGCCCAACGGAACCAAAATAATGCTGTTGGCGCAATAACTTTAGTGATCGCAGGTTTTTGTTCATCCGGAATTTTAGACATGGAAGGAATCTGCACAAAATTAAAGTACCAGAGGAGTCCCACCCACATCATGGCAACCATGACATGAATCCAGCGGAACAAAAAAGGCAATTCAATTGAGCTTACATTCCCACCCAAAGCAAAAATAATGAGCACCAGCAATACAAAGCCAGCAAAAACAGTGCGTCCCAACGAAGTCAATATTGATGACATAGCTACCCTAAAGACTTTAAGTTGAACGCGCTACTTTAGGCAAAATTTTGACTAGCAAAATCCCAATTAGCAACATTCCAAAAGTTTTCTACATATTTTGGGCGTGCATTGCGAGTATCAACATAATAAGCATGCTCCCAAACGTCACAAGTCAGGAGTGGCTTTGAGTCAGTCGTGAATGGTGTAGCGGCATTACTAGTAGAGGCTAAATCCAAAGTACCGTCTGCTTTTTTAACGAGCCAAGCCCAACCAGAACCAAATGTTCCAACAGCGCATTTCGTGAACTCTTCCTTGAATTTATCAAATGAGCCCCACTTTGCATTGATCGCATCAGCCAAAGGACCGGTAGGTGTTCCGCCACCATTTGGCTTCATACTATTCCAATAAAACGTGTGATTCCAAACTTGAGCAGCATTATTAAAAACGCCGCCAGCTGCCTTTTTAACGATCTCATCTAAAGGCGCATTTTCAAACTCAGTGCCTTTGATTAGATTATTTAAGTTTGTTGCATAAGCTTGGTGATGCTTACCGTAGTGAAACTCAAGTGTTTCTTTTGAAATGAATGGTGCTAGTGCATCCATTGCATATGGCAGTGGAGGTAATGTATGTTCCATTATTTTTTTCCTTTTAATTGAATTTGATGGCTGGCCGTAGTGCCCAGCCTTGTCGTTACTATAGTCGATTATGGTGTTTTTGTTCAGGCTACTGGGCAGTCCAGCCCCCATCCATATTCCATGCCACACCACGCACCTCAGAGGCATCTGGGCTGCATAGAAATACCGCTAGAGCTGCCAACTGCTCCGGAGATACAAATTCACCTGAAGGCTGCTTTTCGGACACCAGAGCGTTTTTTGCCTCTTCATCTGAAATACCTTCACGCTGTGCACGTGCATCTACTTGTTTTTGGACTAAGGGGGTCAATACCCAGCCTGGACAAATCGCGTTGCAGGTAACTCCTGTTTTAGCGTTTTCCAGTGCTATCACTTTGGTTAAACCAATAATGCCGTGCTTGGCAGCAACATACGCCGCTTTTTGAGTTGAGGCTACTAGGCCATGCACAGAGGCGATATTAATAATACGACCCCAGTTTCGTTTTTTCATACCCGGGAGTGCGTAATGACTTGTATGGAATGCAGAGCTTAAATTGATAGCAATAATGGCATCCCATTGATCAGCTGGAAAATCTTCTACATTGGCAGTGTATTGAATGCCGGCATTATTAACCAAAATATCAAGTGCCCCAAAGCGCTTTTCAGTTTGCTTAATTAAATCCTCAATTTGATCGGGCTTACTCATATCAGCGCCGTGATAATCCACCTCAACTCCACAGGACTTAATCAAGGCAATGGCGGCATCTTTCTCGCCAAAACCGTTGGCCATAATGTTCGCTCCCTGCTTAGCTAATGCAACAGCCATAGCCAAACCAATACCGCTGGTCGACCCCGTAACAAGTGCTGTTTTACCTTTTAATGAAGACATAATTTTTTCGCTATTTGAATAAATATAATGCTTAATCGAAGTACAACTTTTTGTATCAACTAAGGTCTAATATTACAGGATCGTGTTATCAGATTTTTCCAAGTGCCTTTAGAATCTTTTCGCAAGTAATAGGCTGATCGAACACAGCCACATTAAATGGCGCTAAAGCATCATTAATCGCATTTTGGACTGCCCCTGGCGCTCCAGCAGTGCCTGCCTCACCAGCACCTTTAGCCCCAAGCTTAGATGACTGTGTAGGAGTCTGTACGTGCGCAACTTCAATATCCGGCATTTCATTGGCCATCGGCACAAGATAATCAGCCATACTGCCATTACGCAAAAGCCCACTCTCATCATATAAACACTCTTCAAAGAGAACGCCACCGATGCCTTGAACAATGGCACCGCGTACTTGCTCATCGACTAACATGGGGTTTAATACACGTCCACAATCCTCCACTGCCCAATGTTTTAATAGCTTCACAAACCCGGTATCCGGATCAACCTCAACATAAGAGGCCTGCACGCCATTGGTAAAGATAAAAGGATATTCTTTTTGAGTGTAGTGACGGGTCACCATTAAGTCTGCAGAAAAACCAATAGGCAATGTATCGGTTCGGAAATATCCAATACGCCCAATCTCACCAAAAGGTAAAAGGGTCTCCCCAGAAGCTTTGTCTAAAACATTGCCGCGATAGACCGACAGTGACTCTGGGGGTTTATTCAAAATAGCGCCAGCGAGCTTTAAGATGTTCTGCTGAAGGGCTTGGCAAGCCAACAAGACTGCCTCACCGCCAACACCAGCGCCCCGTGAGGCCCATGTACCACCACCATACGGGGTGACGTCAGTATCCCCGGTAATAATGCGTACATCCTTAATGGAGATACCTACTGCATCGGCAGCGATTTGCGCATATATGCCTTCTGTACCCTGACCCTGCTCACCTACTCCAATTAATACAGAAACCACACCGCTGGGATCCAGTCTTGCAGTGGCTCCGTCCTGGGAGGCAATACGCGCACCGCCTACACCATAAAAAGCTGGGCTAGGATTCGTTAACTCGATCAGAGTTGCAAAACCAATGCCGCGATAAATTCCTTTTTTACGTAACTCAGTCTGCTCTTTGCGCAAGGCCGGATAGTCAATCATTTTTTCAATCGTACGCAAACATTGCTCATGCGACAACACTTCTAGTTTAATTCCAGAAATTCCGGAGCAAGGGTAGGCATCATCTGGAATGACATTGCGCTTGCGAAACTCTAGCGGATCCATCTTGAGTTTTTGCGCTGCCAAATCAACCAACCCTTCCGTTACGGCACAAGCAATTGGATGGCCTACGCCGCGATACTGGCAAGTAGGTGTTTTATTTTGAAACACAACATTGAGCTTGGCACGGTAATGCTGGTGCTTATATGGGCCGCCCACAAGATTCACAACTTGATTGCCCTCAATAGCGCTCGTTCTTGGAAACATCGAATATGGACCGATAGCCGTGAGATCATCGATCTCAAAGGCCAAAATATCACCATCCTTGTTGGCGGCAATACGCCCTTTTATCCGATGCTCGCGTGCATGAATATCGCTTGTAAAAGACTCCAAACGATCTGCTACAAATTTTACTGGGCGGCCTAACATCATAGCCAAGCCTACTGTTGCAAAATCATCCGGATAGGCGTGGACTTTTATACCAAATGATCCACCCACATCTTTACAAATTACCTGCACGTCTGACTCAGATAATCCAAACTGGCGACAATACAAATCTTGCATCATATGGGGTGCTTGCTGAGAGTGATATACAACCAGGCGGCGGTCACCCGGATTGTAGTCGGCGATTTGACAACGTGGCTCTAGCGTCACTCCAGTGTGTCGACCAAACCCAAAAGTAGCCTCAGCAACAATATCTGCACTAGCAAACACCTCATCAACACTGCCGACATCTAAAGTACGGGTAAAGCATAAATTGTCCCCAAGCTCTGGGTGAATTAATGGTGTGTCTGCATCTAGCGCTGTTTCCATAGAAACAACTGCAGGAAGCTCTTCCCACTCCACCTCAATATGCTGTAAAGCATCTTCTGCTTGAGCGCGCGTTTCAGCAACTACCGCAACTACCGGCTCTCCCTGCCAACAAGCTCGGTCAATCGCAAGGGCATATTGTGGGGCAGACTTCATCCCAACTAAGTGTTCTAAAGTGGCAACCCATGGCTTGCATATTGTCGCCATTTGTACTCCATCAACTACAGCCAGAACGCCCGGCATTCCCAGGGCGTGCTCGGTATGAATTTTTCCAATCTTCATATGTGCTACTGGAGAGCGCCAATACACGACGTGACCCATTCTAGGCAACTGGATGTCGTCAACATAAGTGCCTTGACCCTCAAGTAGACGACGAGCTCGATGTCTAGGCTCGCTATTACCAATGTAGCGCTGATCATTTGTAACAGGATCAAGTATCAACCCCTTGAGATCTGCTGGCTTATTCATAATCTATCTCCCAATCACTTTAGGCGTGAGCAACAACGGGTTTAATTTTTTCACCCTTCAGTCGCGCTTCTAAAACATCCATAATCGCACTCACAATAGAGTGATACCCAGTACATCTGCAATAGTTTCCGGAAATCCACTCGCGCACCTCTTCACGCGTAGAGGTAGGTTGTTTTTCAATCAACTCAGCAGCTGCAAGCAGCATGCCCGAAGAGCAGAATCCACATTGCATAGCGTTATGGCGCATAAATGACTCTTGTAAATCTGCTAAGGCACCGCTTTTAGTCAATCCCTCAATGGTCTCTACGACACTCCCATCAGCTTGCACCGCTAAAAATAAGCAGCCGCGGATGATCTGCCCATCGACCTTTACGGTACAGGCGCCGCAAGCGCCGTGTTCACAGCCTAAATGAGGGCCCTTTAAAAAAAGGTCTTCCCTTAGGAAGTCAACTAAATGCTGACGTGGTTCAACTTCAGCTGTAATAGAGGCTCCATTAACAGTCAGCGTAATTTTTTTCTTGATAGTCATATCAATCTCCGAACTTAATTTATAGCTTGAGCAGCGAGGTGCTTCAAGCCGCGCTCTAATAAAACGCCTATTAGGTGCTGTTTTGTTTCAACACTATTAGTGATGTCCGCAATAGCATCAATCTCAGCTCTCGCAGCCGCAACAGCACTGGCGATTACTTCCGGCGTGAGCACTTTATCGTTAACCAATGCCTGAGTCTTCATTGCCATTAGCGGAGTAGACGCAACCGAAAAGAAAGTTAACGCGTAATCACTTAATACATTTCCTTGCTTTTGAGCAACAGCGGCAAGGCCGGCAATAGCATAGTCGCCATGGCGCCTTGCTAGCTCATGAAAATAAAATACTTGATTGTTATCGGCAACCGGAATCTCTGTCGCCACTAAAATTTCATCCGGCTCTAGGGAGGTTGTGTAAAGGTCGATAAAAAAATCTTGCGCTGAAATACGACGCTCACCACCAGGGCCCACAATAATCATCGTGGCATTCAATGTCAAACTACAAGCAGGCCATTCGGCTGCTGGATCACCGTAAGCTAAAGAGCCACCCCAGGTTCCTAAATTACGAATTGCCCTATGCGCAATGTGTGGCGCCGCAGCCTTTAACAATGGAGCATGTTTAGCCACCAGCTCAGAATCTTCTATTTCAGTATGAGTGACAAGCGCACCAATGCGAAGCTGATTACCAACCAAAGAAATGCCTTTAAGCTCATTAATATCAGTGATGTCAATCAAGATAGCCGGCTCAGAGAGACGCATATTTAGCGTTGCTAACAAAGTCTGACCCCCAGCTATTAATTGCCCATCATCGCCCGCCTCGGCCAGCAAAGACAGGGCCTCTGCCAAAACTGTTGGTTTTATATAATCAAATGCTGCTGCCTTCATTGGATTTCCCCTGCGACTTTTTATTGATGTGATCTATTTTAAATTTTGGTATCGGACTCGAGAGTTAGCACTTCACCACCGACTTCTTTTGCAAATTTCTGAAAAAAGTCATCCGCAATCTTTTTCGCAGATGCGCTGATTAGTCGGCCGCCGATCTGACCCAGTTTGCCTCCAATAGAGGCCTCTGTTGTATAGGAAACTAAGGTGCCTCCATCAACCTGCGATAACTCCACTCGTGAACGGCCCTTAGCAAAACCTGCTGCTCCACCAGACCCCTCAAAAGTCATGGAGCAGGACTTATCAGGAATGACGTCGCTCAAAAACAGTTTTCCTGAAAAACGGGCTCTCACAGGCCCGATTTTGAACATAACTCTGGCGTGGATCTCTTCAGGCAATATACGATTAATTTCTTCGCAACCTGGAATTGACTTAGCCAAGACGTCAATATCGTTCAAACCCCTCCAGACATCAGGGATTGGAGCAGCAATCAGTTGTTCGCCATTTAGTTCCATCACTTCTCCTTGGGGTTTGTACGAATAGAGTCTTATCTACCAATTGTTCAACAATGTACCATTATTTAACTTTTGGTCAATAAGACCAAATTCGGATAAACCCTGACAAATATGAATTTGACTTACCTACCCAGGTCTCTTGGCTTATGAGCTTGAATTTAGATGACGTGCCTCTGAATACAGGAGCTGATGATTCAGCTGCTGTATCAACGCCTGCTCGGCGCAGGATGAGCACCACCGATCGAAAACGCCAATTGTTAGATGGCGCAATTAAGTACTTCGCACGATACGGAATTGAGGGTCAATTAAGAAATTTAACCAAAGATCTTGGGGTTACTCATACACTGCTCTACCATTATTTTCCGACCAAAGATGCTTTAATCAAAGCGGTTTACCAGGATGTATTTGAATCACGCTGGAAGCCCGAGTGGGAAAAACTGCTTGATAATCAGAAACAATCGCCGGAAGAAAAATTCAATGCTTTTTATGTGGATTACTCCAATACAGTTTTAACTTACGAATTTGTACGGATTTTGATCTTTTCAGGGTTGAGTGACCACTCTATCAGCGACCCGTTCTTTGAGCTCCTACGATCTCGCCTACTACCGCGCCTCATCCGTGAAACGCGCAAGTACTACGGATATGAATCTCGAACTAAGCCTACGCAGCGTGAACTAGAGCTTTTGATGGGGCTTCATGGCGGCATTTTTTATATTGGCATGCGTCGCTGGGTATATGGTCAAACGATTTATGACTCAAGCAATACC from Polynucleobacter sp. TUM22923 encodes:
- a CDS encoding xanthine dehydrogenase family protein molybdopterin-binding subunit encodes the protein MNKPADLKGLILDPVTNDQRYIGNSEPRHRARRLLEGQGTYVDDIQLPRMGHVVYWRSPVAHMKIGKIHTEHALGMPGVLAVVDGVQMATICKPWVATLEHLVGMKSAPQYALAIDRACWQGEPVVAVVAETRAQAEDALQHIEVEWEELPAVVSMETALDADTPLIHPELGDNLCFTRTLDVGSVDEVFASADIVAEATFGFGRHTGVTLEPRCQIADYNPGDRRLVVYHSQQAPHMMQDLYCRQFGLSESDVQVICKDVGGSFGIKVHAYPDDFATVGLAMMLGRPVKFVADRLESFTSDIHAREHRIKGRIAANKDGDILAFEIDDLTAIGPYSMFPRTSAIEGNQVVNLVGGPYKHQHYRAKLNVVFQNKTPTCQYRGVGHPIACAVTEGLVDLAAQKLKMDPLEFRKRNVIPDDAYPCSGISGIKLEVLSHEQCLRTIEKMIDYPALRKEQTELRKKGIYRGIGFATLIELTNPSPAFYGVGGARIASQDGATARLDPSGVVSVLIGVGEQGQGTEGIYAQIAADAVGISIKDVRIITGDTDVTPYGGGTWASRGAGVGGEAVLLACQALQQNILKLAGAILNKPPESLSVYRGNVLDKASGETLLPFGEIGRIGYFRTDTLPIGFSADLMVTRHYTQKEYPFIFTNGVQASYVEVDPDTGFVKLLKHWAVEDCGRVLNPMLVDEQVRGAIVQGIGGVLFEECLYDESGLLRNGSMADYLVPMANEMPDIEVAHVQTPTQSSKLGAKGAGEAGTAGAPGAVQNAINDALAPFNVAVFDQPITCEKILKALGKI
- a CDS encoding Fe-Mn family superoxide dismutase encodes the protein MEHTLPPLPYAMDALAPFISKETLEFHYGKHHQAYATNLNNLIKGTEFENAPLDEIVKKAAGGVFNNAAQVWNHTFYWNSMKPNGGGTPTGPLADAINAKWGSFDKFKEEFTKCAVGTFGSGWAWLVKKADGTLDLASTSNAATPFTTDSKPLLTCDVWEHAYYVDTRNARPKYVENFWNVANWDFASQNFA
- a CDS encoding FAD-dependent oxidoreductase, encoding MDSVHQNTSPAIVIIGSGLAGYTVIREIRKLDKSTPITLVTREPGYSYSKPMLSTAIAGNKLADQLISGSAESMAAQLEITILSATEVTSIDTGKQIIETTKGALSYGKLVLSLGSDQIRLPLEGNAAHEVITVNDLGEYAHFRQAIAGKKKVAILGAGLIGCEFANDLVLGSFEVDVIDQAPQALGRLLPEEAAHALQNKLSEAGVRWHFETTVQSIDRELENLRITLANGSTIHCDTFLSAVGLKPRLELAKAAGIDTGLGIKVNRHLETSAKNVFSIGDCAEIDGLVLPYVMPIMQAARVLAPNLLGQEAILSYPAMPVMVKTPVLPTIVSPPAKEASGNWKMKTIEGGIEARFESTDGQLLGFALLGSATTQRAVLTKELPPILQ
- a CDS encoding 3-hydroxybutyrate dehydrogenase; the protein is MSSLKGKTALVTGSTSGIGLAMAVALAKQGANIMANGFGEKDAAIALIKSCGVEVDYHGADMSKPDQIEDLIKQTEKRFGALDILVNNAGIQYTANVEDFPADQWDAIIAINLSSAFHTSHYALPGMKKRNWGRIINIASVHGLVASTQKAAYVAAKHGIIGLTKVIALENAKTGVTCNAICPGWVLTPLVQKQVDARAQREGISDEEAKNALVSEKQPSGEFVSPEQLAALAVFLCSPDASEVRGVAWNMDGGWTAQ
- a CDS encoding TetR/AcrR family transcriptional regulator; amino-acid sequence: MSLNLDDVPLNTGADDSAAVSTPARRRMSTTDRKRQLLDGAIKYFARYGIEGQLRNLTKDLGVTHTLLYHYFPTKDALIKAVYQDVFESRWKPEWEKLLDNQKQSPEEKFNAFYVDYSNTVLTYEFVRILIFSGLSDHSISDPFFELLRSRLLPRLIRETRKYYGYESRTKPTQRELELLMGLHGGIFYIGMRRWVYGQTIYDSSNTATDEEIIQDRVRSYLISAQNLFSTKQG
- a CDS encoding carbon monoxide dehydrogenase subunit G, with amino-acid sequence MELNGEQLIAAPIPDVWRGLNDIDVLAKSIPGCEEINRILPEEIHARVMFKIGPVRARFSGKLFLSDVIPDKSCSMTFEGSGGAAGFAKGRSRVELSQVDGGTLVSYTTEASIGGKLGQIGGRLISASAKKIADDFFQKFAKEVGGEVLTLESDTKI
- a CDS encoding (2Fe-2S)-binding protein gives rise to the protein MTIKKKITLTVNGASITAEVEPRQHLVDFLREDLFLKGPHLGCEHGACGACTVKVDGQIIRGCLFLAVQADGSVVETIEGLTKSGALADLQESFMRHNAMQCGFCSSGMLLAAAELIEKQPTSTREEVREWISGNYCRCTGYHSIVSAIMDVLEARLKGEKIKPVVAHA
- a CDS encoding urate hydroxylase PuuD, producing the protein MSSILTSLGRTVFAGFVLLVLIIFALGGNVSSIELPFLFRWIHVMVAMMWVGLLWYFNFVQIPSMSKIPDEQKPAITKVIAPTALFWFRWAALFTVVSGLILAVLNGYAHQAFTLQAPFRAIGLGMWIALVMAFNVWFIIWPNQKRALGMVVVEPEIKAKSARVAMLTSRLNTLLSIPMLFLMIVQSHNTTWFVVSS
- a CDS encoding xanthine dehydrogenase family protein subunit M, encoding MKAAAFDYIKPTVLAEALSLLAEAGDDGQLIAGGQTLLATLNMRLSEPAILIDITDINELKGISLVGNQLRIGALVTHTEIEDSELVAKHAPLLKAAAPHIAHRAIRNLGTWGGSLAYGDPAAEWPACSLTLNATMIIVGPGGERRISAQDFFIDLYTTSLEPDEILVATEIPVADNNQVFYFHELARRHGDYAIAGLAAVAQKQGNVLSDYALTFFSVASTPLMAMKTQALVNDKVLTPEVIASAVAAARAEIDAIADITNSVETKQHLIGVLLERGLKHLAAQAIN